The Desulfovibrio porci genome includes a window with the following:
- a CDS encoding integrase core domain-containing protein: KRTANLPVWTHRYNFVRPHTALGRKPPASRLSGG; this comes from the coding sequence GAAAAGAACAGCGAACTTGCCGGTCTGGACGCATCGCTACAACTTTGTGCGTCCGCATACGGCTCTTGGCAGAAAACCTCCAGCCTCAAGGCTGAGCGGAGGGTGA